The following coding sequences lie in one Labrus bergylta chromosome 5, fLabBer1.1, whole genome shotgun sequence genomic window:
- the slc16a1a gene encoding monocarboxylate transporter 1a, whose translation MAPAVGGPVGYTPPEGGWGWMVVAGAFISIGFSYAFPKSITVFFKEIEVIFDVTSSQVSWISSIMLACMYGGGPISSILVNKYGSRPVMMAGGCLSGLGLVAASFCKTIEALYFCIGVIGGLGLAFNLNPALTMIGKYFYNKRPIANGIAMAGSPVFLSTLAPLNTWLFDQFGWRGSFMILGGLLFNCCVAGSLMRPIGPKPKPAEKSTERKTVVQTINSFIDLSLFKHRGFLLYILGNIIMFFGLFAPLVFLSNFAKSRDIPKEKAAFLLSVLAFVDMVARPSMGIVANTKWIRPRIQYFFAASVLYNGVCHILAPMSVTYTGFVIYAIFFGSAFGWLSSVLFETLMDLVGAQRFSSAVGLVTIVECGPVLLGPPLLGKFKDIYHDYKYTYQGCGIILIVSSVFLFAGMGLNYRLLAKEKKEEERRVRVVGREQKSNRDNAAKEVAEARNTEDTV comes from the exons atggcACCTGCTGTCGGTGGTCCTGTAGGCTACACTCCACCTGAAGGTGGCTGGGGATGGATGGTGGTAGCTGGGGCCTTCATCTCTATCGGCTTCTCCTATGCATTTCCTAAGTCCATCACTGTGTTCTTTAAAGAGATCGAGGTGATCTTCGATGTGACCAGCAGTCAGGTGTCCTGGATCTCTTCCATCATGTTAGCGTGCATGTACGGCGGAG GTCCTATCAGCAGCATCCTGGTGAATAAATATGGGAGTCGTCCTGTTATGATGGCTGGTGGATGCCTGTCCGGGTTGGGCCTTGTTGCTGCCTCTTTCTGCAAAACTATTGAAGCTCTGTATTTTTGTATTGGTGTCATTGGAG GTTTGGGATTGGCCTTTAACCTCAACCCTGCACTCACTATGATCGGAAAGTACTTCTACAACAAGCGACCCATTGCCAATGGAATAGCGATGGCTGGCAGCCCTGTGTTTCTCTCCACCCTGGCTCCTCTGAACACTTGGCTCTTTGACCAGTTTGGCTGGAGAGGAAGCTTCATGATCCTGGGCGGCCTGCTCTTTAATTGCTGTGTCGCTGGTTCCCTCATGCGGCCCATAGGACCAAAACCCAAACCTGCGGAGAAGAGCACAGAGAGGAAGACTGTAGTGCAGACAATTAACAGTTTCATTGACCTATCTTTGTTTAAGCACCGTGGCTTTTTGCTCTATATCCTGGGCAATATTATCATGTTTTTCGGCCTCTTTGCACCACTGGTGTTCCTCAGTAATTTTGCAAAGAGTAGAGACATCCCCAAAGAAAAGGCAGCTTTCTTACTGTCTGTGCTGGCTTTTGTCGACATGGTTGCCAGGCCCTCCATGGGCATTGTGGCAAACACTAAGTGGATCCGGCCTCGAATCCAGTACTTCTTCGCTGCCTCTGTGCTTTATAACGGTGTTTGTCACATTCTGGCACCAATGTCTGTGACCTACACAGGCTTTGTGATTTATGCCATCTTCTTTGGGTCTGCTTTTGGCTGGCTGAGCTCAGTGCTGTTTGAGACCTTGATGGACCTTGTTGGAGCACAACGCTTCTCCAGTGCTGTTGGCCTGGTCACTATTGTGGAGTGTGGTCCTGTATTGTTAGGGCCCCCTTTGCTTG GGAAGTTCAAAGACATCTATCATGATTACAAGTACACGTACCAGGGCTGCGGGATCATCCTTATCGTCTCCAGCGTCTTCCTCTTTGCAGGGATGGGACTCAACTATCGACTGCTGgcaaaggagaagaaagaggaggagaggagggtcaGGGTAGTAGGGAGAGAACAAAAGTCCAACAGGGACAATGCTGCCAAGGAGGTAGCAGAGGCTAGGAACACAGAAGACACTGTCTAA
- the sycp1 gene encoding synaptonemal complex protein 1, with product MERVRDFTFKLWVPPRVNEGQVSAVRPQDNSKCFDKEQSLPFVSTSVVGPTRQDFSKMKVVPPMEKEDNNLNPGKLYTKLFDEVEKIKYWKIKADSDTVQKERRLQENKRTIETQQKAIQELQFGNESLAIKLEERISENEDLRNKHNATRNLCNLLKDTFERSAEKMHLFESEREETHHIFMENSGSIQKLIAAFEGLRTQAEADQQEMQKVKVGLQQFEIVKEKFKEEFDMKEKEVAVLQTDLQKQENELQKILLDFHETQKHCKQLKDATNEQYELLKSSETEKESLLQKLQRVEQCLKESDEQREVIAALLKENKEEYAEMIQSRDFSLQELSRVKNQQAEKLEQIQTTMQELQNSLSSEIQKAEELEDKLIANKGELESKSTLLGESLEQSAMKDGRIKDLEDELGEHLQEEITEKETKIKSVETKVAIILLYEIKVIYNYSAHMLCLFFWGGGFQNKVLKEQIAKEIAKSYELETVINNLYEESQNLQKLLNDLESKSTSATELENEVKKLRITTAEAVKNKDEAELKCQQKIADMVALMEKHKRQYDRMVEEKDAELDENKKREMEAVCQKKSLELDLLKNKTDNVKLKQQLKTEVSKKANLQKELLDLKKEMSSMKIIQLSGSGNKQSPALKSTQGKSSDTPNDSFAKRHVFDFSESRKTPSHSKVTRSTAVMKNDEIQSGDLKTPQSLPKRIGGTSKIKSYRIRTPPSTEKAVCWKKTIELDPKSDSSDLGDLLTFASALPANFSATSCEQNIFKKIQSPAVHKSPGNFLKLAAMKRMRDAGWTTVTGCNKKKKRTNEKIFA from the exons ATGGAGAGAGTCCGAGATTTTACCTTCAAACTGTGGGTTCCTCCCAGGGTTAATGAAGGACAGGTGTCTGCTGTTCGACCTCAGGA CAACAGTAAATGCTTTGACAAAGAGCAGAGTCTGCCTTTTGTCAGTACAAGCGTGGTTGGACCAACTAGACAAG ATTTTTCCAAGATGAAAGTCGTGCCACCAATGGAAAAAGAGGAC AATAATTTAAATCCTGGAAAGCTTTACACCAAGCTGTTTGATGAAGTTGAGAAAATAAAGTACTGGAAGATCAAAGCGGACTCTGACACTGTGCAGAAGGAAAGGAGActccaagaaaacaaaagaacaattGAAACCCAACAAAAAGCAATTCAAGAATTGCAG TTTGGAAATGAAAGTCTTGCCATAAAGCTGGAGGAACGGATCAGTGAAAATGAGGATCTGAGGAACAA ACACAACGCAACAAGGAACCTGTGTAATCTTCTCAAAGATACTTTTGAGCGTTCAGCTGAGAAAATGCATTTAT TCGAatctgaaagagaagaaacccATCACATCTTTATGGAAAATAGTGGGAGTATTCAG AAACTCATTGCAGCATTTGAAGGCCTCCGCACTCAAGCAGAGGCTGATCAGCAAGAGATGCAGAAAG TCAAAGTGGGCTTACAGCAATTTGAGATTGTGAAAGAGAAATTTAAAGAAGAATTTGacatgaaagagaaagag GTGGCAGTTCTTCAAACAGATCTTCAGAAACAGGAAAATGAACTACAAAAGATCCTACTGGACTTCCATGAAACCCAGAAGCACTGCAAACAGCTTAAAGACGCAACAA ATGAACAATATGAACTTCTCAAAAGCTCAGAAACTGAAAAGGAATCTCTTCTTCAAAAACTGCAGCGTGTGGAGCAGTGCTTAAAAGAAAGtgat gAACAACGTGAAGTCATTGCTGCACtgctgaaagaaaataaagaagagtaTGCAGAGATGATTCAGAGCAGAGATTTCAGCCTCCAGGAGCTCAGCAGAGTTAAAAATCAACAAGCAGAGAAGCTGGAGCAGATTCAGACAACTATGCAGGAACTACAGAATTCTCTATCCTCAGAGATACAGAA GGCCGAAGAACTTGAGGATAAACTAATCGCAAACAAGGGGGAACTTGAAAGTAAAAGCACTCTTTTAG GAGAGAGCCTGGAGCAGAGTGCAATGAAAGATGGGCGGATCAAAGACCTAGAGGATGAActg GGTGAACATTTGCAGGAGGAAATCACAGAAAAGGAGACAAAAATCAAATCTGTGGAAACAAAGGTGGCCATAATACTTTTATATGAAATTAAAGT tatttataatTATTCGGCTCACAtgttatgtctgtttttttgggggggggggtttcagaACAAAGTGCTTAAGGAACAAATCGCAAAGGAGATTGCAAAATCCTATGAGCTTGAAACTGTG ATCAACAATCTTTACGAGGAGTCCCAGAACCTTCAGAAATTGCTGAACGATCTCGAGTCCAAATCAACATCCGCAACTGAGCTTGAAAACGAG GTAAAAAAGCTCAGAATAACAACAGCAGAGGCCGTCAAGAACAAGGACGAGGCAGAACTGAAATGTCAACAGAAGATAGCAGATATGGTCGCACTAATGGAGAAACACAAG AGGCAGTATGACCGGATGGTTGAAGAGAAGGATGCAGAGCTTgatgagaacaaaaagagagagatggaggcgGTTTGCCAGAAGAAATCACTG GAGTTGGATCTTTTGAAGAATAAGACAGACAATGTTAAGCTGAAGCAACAGCTGAAGACAGAAGTGTCAAAGAAG GCAAACCTGCAGAAGGAGCTTTTGGatttgaagaaagaaatgtcATCAATGAAAATCATTCAGCTATCAGGATCAGGAAACAAGCAG TCTCCTGCCTTAAAATCCACACAAGGGAAATCATCAGATACTCCAAACGACAGTTTTGCAAAGAGACACGTGTTTGACTTCTCCGAGAGCAGAAAAACTCCCTCCCATAGTAAAGTCACAAGAAGTACTGCAGTGATGAAGAATGAC GAAATTCAAAGTGGAGACCTGAAAACCCCACAAAGTCTTCCAAAAAGGATTGGAGGAACCTCAAAGATCAAA TCCTACAGAATAAGGACACCCCCTTCTACTGAAAAGGCTGTATGCTGGAAGAAAACAATTGAGCTTGACCCCAAGTCAGACAGCTCCGATCTAGGTGATCTCCTG ACCTTTGCAAGTGCACTGCCAGCCAACTTTTCTGCTACATCCTGCGaacaaaacatcttcaaaaag ATCCAGAGTCCAGCTGTTCATAAATCACCAGGGAACTTCTTAAAGTTAGCTGCAATGAAAAGGATGAGAGATGCTGGGTGGACTACTGTTACTggctgtaacaaaaaaaaaaagaggaccaATGAGAAGATCTTTGCTTAA